In Pontimonas salivibrio, the sequence TACGTTCCCCCACGGTTGAGGGGAATCGTCGATTTCATTGGCGAAATGGAGCAGGACCGGCGCGGCCGAGCGCTGATTATGCCCGAGGGTAAAGTCGAAATCGCCTTTTTTCTCGAGGGCAGTGATGTTGCGGAATTTTATATGGGCGAGGACTCGCCCGCTGATCGTGGCGTCCGCAAAGAAACCTCCCTCATCTTTTCCGTCGCTAACCGACCACAAATCGTCGCGGGGCAAATTCACGTTTTGCTCGCTCTGATGAGCCCGGCTGCGGCCATGTTGTTGTTCGGAATTCCGGCTTCTGCACTCGCGAATCGGTCCGTTGAGCCCCGGGAGGTGGGGGTAGACGTTCGACCCCTCGAAGACGTCTTGAGGAGGCTTCCAAACTTTGAGATGCGATCGCGAGCTCTCGAGGCCTGGATGGTGAAGAGACTGGGAGCCGTCGCGGACTTGCCGGACTTCATCTCCTTCCGCGGTGCGCTGGTTGATTTGTTCCGAGATGGCCGGGATGTTCCGAAGGTTGACCAGGTGATGGATCTCACCGGCTACTCGCGGGCGCACGCGAATCGACTCTCGCGCCAATGGATGGGGTTGTCGCTGGAGAAGACTCTCGCTCTCAAGCGGTATCGGAAGGCGCTGAGGCTCGTCAATTCGCCGATGCCACTGGCTGATGTAGCTGCCGCGGCGGGTTATTTTGACCAGGCTCATTTCACCCACAGGTTTACCGAGTACTCCGGAATCTCGCCCAGCAACTATCGACAGACCCTACGGACCGGGGCGGACCACCTTCATCTCGCCTAGTGGCCCTCGGGGGCTCGCGAAACATGCTCATCTCGTACAAGACTGCCCTTCCCTAATTTTGAATAATCGTGACAAGCGCAGCTCGCGCCCACGTCAAGGAAAGGTTGTTCAGTGAGAAAGTTTTTTAGCCCAGTGGGTTGGCTACTGTTCAGTACATTGTTCTGGGGAATGGGCGTCACGATGACGCTGTTCTTCACAGAAGAAGCGAACGCGGCCGGAGGCTTCTCGACCGCTGAGGCAGATGTTGCCGCCACAACGTTCTACTCCCTTGTTTTCATGGGTGGTTATCTCCTTGCGGCTGCAGGGATTGGCTACTTCGCGCGGGGGGCGACCCGCGCTCGCCTCACCTTTGGCATGGGCGTGAGCATCCTTTTCTGGGTGCTTCTCGGATTGCTCGTTCTCGTCGGGCCTGTTGTTGGTTACAGCAATTTTGCGCCGGACTTTGGAATTATCCCGATGGTGGCAGCCCTCGGCATGATGATTTCAGGCCTGCTCCACTGGAACGACGAGGAGTAGGCGATGAAACTCACCAGTGAACAACTTGTTCCGTGGTTCAACCATCGGGTCTATCCCATGGTGGCGTGGGTTCTCGTCCACTTTGTGTTGGGAGCCCTCTTTGTCATGGCATTTGGGATTGCCGGCCATGGGTCGGGAATACCTCTGTTCATTATTTCCGTCGCTGAGACTCTCGGTGTGCTGTTGTTTGTTATGTCGACGATTGATGACATGAAACGGCTCAGCGAGGATATGGCTGAGGACTTTAGGTCAACCCGATTCGGTTCGTCCTTTGCCGGTTTTGGAGTCTTCGCCTTCATCTTCTCCGTCCTCATCATTGCCGTGCCGGTAGCGCACGGTCTGCTGTTTTTATAGCGAGAGGTTGAGTCGCCCGGGTTCTTACGTCCTTGGAGCCCGGGCGCAACTCTGCAGCTCTACGAGAGCTCAGTGCGCACGGATCGTAGAGAATCAAGAACCAATCAGAGAAAAAGGAATCCCGAGACTCATGAAATCCGTAAGAACCGCATACGCGTTACCTGTCGCGGAGTG encodes:
- a CDS encoding helix-turn-helix transcriptional regulator; amino-acid sequence: MSLAQAEELPQAFEPKIYVPPRLRGIVDFIGEMEQDRRGRALIMPEGKVEIAFFLEGSDVAEFYMGEDSPADRGVRKETSLIFSVANRPQIVAGQIHVLLALMSPAAAMLLFGIPASALANRSVEPREVGVDVRPLEDVLRRLPNFEMRSRALEAWMVKRLGAVADLPDFISFRGALVDLFRDGRDVPKVDQVMDLTGYSRAHANRLSRQWMGLSLEKTLALKRYRKALRLVNSPMPLADVAAAAGYFDQAHFTHRFTEYSGISPSNYRQTLRTGADHLHLA